A stretch of Saccharothrix texasensis DNA encodes these proteins:
- the rpsP gene encoding 30S ribosomal protein S16, giving the protein MAVKIKLQRLGKIRQPYYRIVVADARTRRNGKAIETIGKYHPKEEPSFIAVDSDRAQYWLGVGAQPTESVQRLLEITGDWQKFKGLPGAEGTLKVKEPKTSKADLFAAALAAAGDAPSTEATTPKKKSAKKDDAKKADAEAAPEAAKDEA; this is encoded by the coding sequence GTGGCCGTCAAGATCAAGCTTCAGCGGCTTGGCAAGATCCGTCAGCCGTACTACCGGATCGTCGTCGCCGACGCCCGCACCCGCCGCAACGGCAAGGCCATCGAGACGATCGGCAAGTACCACCCGAAGGAAGAGCCGTCGTTCATCGCGGTGGACAGCGACCGCGCGCAGTACTGGCTGGGTGTCGGCGCGCAGCCGACGGAGTCGGTGCAGCGCCTGCTGGAGATCACCGGTGACTGGCAGAAGTTCAAGGGCCTCCCGGGCGCCGAGGGCACGCTGAAGGTCAAGGAGCCCAAGACCAGCAAGGCGGACCTGTTCGCCGCCGCGCTGGCCGCCGCGGGCGACGCGCCGTCCACCGAGGCGACCACCCCGAAGAAGAAGTCGGCCAAGAAGGACGACGCCAAGAAGGCTGACGCCGAGGCCGCTCCCGAGGCTGCCAAGGACGAGGCGTGA
- a CDS encoding RNA-binding protein encodes MSLLADALEHLVRGIVDHPDDVRVNLVTTRRGRTLEVHVHPDDLGKVIGRSGRTATALRTVMAGIGGRGVRVDVVDTDR; translated from the coding sequence GTGAGTTTGTTGGCTGACGCTCTCGAACACCTCGTTCGGGGCATCGTCGACCACCCGGACGACGTCCGGGTGAACCTGGTCACGACCCGACGTGGTCGCACGCTCGAGGTTCACGTCCACCCGGACGACCTCGGCAAGGTGATCGGCCGCAGCGGTCGCACCGCGACCGCCCTGCGCACCGTGATGGCCGGCATCGGTGGTCGTGGCGTGCGCGTCGACGTGGTCGACACCGACCGCTGA
- the rimM gene encoding ribosome maturation factor RimM (Essential for efficient processing of 16S rRNA) — MDVVVGRVAKAHGISGELAVDVRTDSPETRFAPGSVLTAKLRDGTSRNLTVAAARNHSGRLLVRFEEVLTRDVAETLRGTVLLGSTEDLPPTGDPDEFYDHQLEGLAAELADGTRIGTVLEVVHGPGGELLVVKRENGDETLIPFVREIVPAVDLAGGRVVLDPPEGLLDAD, encoded by the coding sequence ATGGACGTCGTCGTCGGCCGAGTGGCCAAGGCGCACGGGATCAGCGGCGAGCTCGCGGTCGACGTGCGCACGGACTCACCCGAGACCCGGTTCGCGCCGGGCTCGGTGCTGACCGCCAAACTGCGCGACGGCACTTCCCGCAACCTCACCGTCGCAGCCGCCCGGAACCACTCCGGGCGGCTGCTGGTGCGTTTCGAGGAAGTGCTGACCCGTGACGTCGCCGAGACGCTGCGGGGCACGGTGCTGCTCGGCAGCACCGAGGACCTGCCGCCGACCGGCGACCCGGACGAGTTCTACGACCACCAGCTCGAAGGGCTGGCCGCCGAGCTCGCGGACGGCACGCGGATCGGCACCGTGCTGGAGGTCGTGCACGGCCCGGGTGGTGAGCTGCTGGTCGTCAAGCGCGAGAACGGCGACGAGACCCTCATCCCGTTCGTGCGCGAGATCGTGCCCGCGGTGGACCTCGCGGGCGGGCGCGTCGTGCTGGACCCGCCCGAGGGCCTCCTCGATGCGGATTGA
- the trmD gene encoding tRNA (guanosine(37)-N1)-methyltransferase TrmD — MRIDVVTIFPEYLDPLRAALLGKAIDKGLISVGVHDLRDWTHDVHKAVDDSPYGGGPGMVMKPQVWGEALDEVVTPATRLIVPTPAGRPFTQRMAHDLAAEEHLVFACGRYEGIDQRVVDDAARRTRVDEVSIGDYVLVGGEVAVLVMVEAVVRLLPGVLGNPKSAAEDSFSDGLLEGPSYTRPEVWRDLAVPEVLRSGNHRAIDRWRRDQSLRRTRDRRPELLDALPEGALDKHDRKLLEELD, encoded by the coding sequence ATGCGGATTGACGTCGTCACGATCTTCCCGGAGTACCTGGACCCGCTGCGCGCCGCCCTGCTGGGCAAGGCGATCGACAAGGGCCTGATCAGCGTCGGCGTGCACGACCTGCGGGACTGGACGCACGACGTGCACAAGGCCGTCGACGACAGCCCGTACGGCGGCGGCCCCGGCATGGTGATGAAGCCGCAGGTGTGGGGTGAGGCGCTGGACGAGGTCGTCACCCCGGCCACCCGCCTGATCGTGCCGACGCCGGCCGGCCGGCCGTTCACCCAGCGGATGGCGCACGACCTGGCCGCGGAGGAGCACCTGGTGTTCGCCTGCGGCCGGTACGAGGGCATCGACCAGCGGGTGGTGGACGACGCGGCGCGCCGGACGCGCGTGGACGAGGTCTCCATCGGCGACTACGTGCTCGTCGGCGGCGAGGTGGCGGTGCTGGTGATGGTCGAGGCCGTCGTCCGCCTGCTGCCCGGCGTGCTGGGCAACCCCAAGTCGGCCGCCGAGGACTCGTTCTCCGACGGCCTGCTGGAGGGGCCCAGCTACACCCGGCCCGAGGTGTGGCGCGACCTCGCGGTGCCGGAGGTGCTGCGCTCGGGCAACCACAGGGCGATCGACCGCTGGCGGCGCGACCAGTCGCTGCGCCGCACCCGCGACCGCCGTCCCGAACTGCTCGACGCCCTGCCCGAAGGGGCGCTCGACAAGCACGACCGCAAGCTGCTCGAAGAGCTGGACTGA
- the rplS gene encoding 50S ribosomal protein L19 has product MNTLDALDAQSLRSDIPSFRPGDTLKVHVRVIEGSRERVQVFQGVVIRRQNGGIRETFTVRKVSFGVGVERTFPVHSPNIAEIEVASRGDVRRAKLYYLRDLRGKAAKIKEKREARPAS; this is encoded by the coding sequence ATGAACACCCTGGACGCTCTTGACGCCCAGTCGCTGCGCTCCGACATCCCCAGCTTCCGGCCGGGCGACACGCTGAAGGTCCACGTCCGCGTCATCGAGGGCTCCCGTGAGCGGGTCCAGGTGTTCCAGGGCGTCGTGATCCGCCGGCAGAACGGCGGCATCCGCGAGACCTTCACCGTCCGCAAGGTCTCGTTCGGTGTCGGTGTCGAGCGCACCTTCCCGGTGCACTCCCCGAACATCGCCGAGATCGAGGTCGCCTCCCGCGGCGACGTCCGCCGGGCGAAGCTGTACTACCTGCGCGACCTGCGCGGCAAGGCCGCCAAGATCAAGGAGAAGCGCGAGGCACGCCCGGCCTCCTGA
- the lepB gene encoding signal peptidase I, translating into MADPVHRSADEDGQDPAVESSTDSTAGGKSKKDKKKPPLWRELLVLGATALVLTILIQTFLARVYVIPSQSMEQTLHGCPGCNNDRVLVDKLVYDFTDIEPGEVVVFRGPETWGNNDFNSGRSDNPIVAGIQSVASLVGLAPPDERDFVKRVIAVGGQTVECCDDQHRVKVDGKPLDEPYIYWQPGTSPENHDPFEPVKVPEGHLWVMGDNRTNSTDSRKQGGGGLAGTVPEDNVIGKARVIVLPPSRWQGIGDHNPQALALGAPAWQGAIPAGAGLAAAWPLVFFGRKVRRRLTRATQP; encoded by the coding sequence GTGGCAGATCCCGTGCACCGCTCCGCTGACGAAGACGGTCAGGATCCCGCAGTCGAGTCCTCCACGGATTCGACTGCGGGCGGCAAGTCGAAGAAGGACAAGAAGAAGCCCCCGCTCTGGCGCGAACTGCTCGTGCTCGGCGCCACGGCCCTCGTCCTCACCATCCTGATCCAGACGTTCCTGGCGCGGGTGTACGTGATCCCGTCGCAGTCGATGGAGCAGACGCTGCACGGCTGCCCCGGGTGCAACAACGACCGGGTGCTGGTCGACAAGCTGGTCTACGACTTCACCGACATCGAGCCGGGTGAGGTCGTGGTCTTCCGCGGCCCCGAGACGTGGGGCAACAACGACTTCAACTCCGGCCGGTCGGACAACCCGATCGTGGCCGGCATCCAGTCGGTGGCCTCGCTGGTCGGCCTCGCGCCGCCGGACGAGCGCGACTTCGTGAAGCGGGTCATCGCGGTCGGCGGGCAGACCGTCGAGTGCTGCGACGACCAGCACCGCGTGAAGGTCGACGGCAAGCCGCTGGACGAGCCGTACATCTACTGGCAGCCCGGCACGTCACCCGAGAACCACGACCCGTTCGAGCCGGTGAAGGTCCCCGAAGGACACCTTTGGGTGATGGGTGACAACCGGACGAACTCCACCGACTCCCGCAAGCAGGGCGGCGGCGGTCTGGCGGGCACCGTGCCGGAGGACAACGTCATCGGCAAGGCGCGGGTGATCGTGCTGCCGCCGTCGCGCTGGCAGGGCATCGGCGACCACAACCCGCAGGCCCTCGCGCTGGGCGCGCCCGCGTGGCAGGGCGCCATCCCGGCGGGCGCCGGCCTGGCCGCGGCGTGGCCGCTGGTGTTCTTCGGCCGCAAGGTCCGCAGGCGGTTGACCAGGGCCACACAGCCCTGA
- the lepB gene encoding signal peptidase I produces the protein MVDVASSRGSSDEGEPEHEEKVEQWRARARKTAKRKGSFWKELPILIGVAVVLAVLIQSFLAKVYMIPSESMEQTLHGCSGGCFGDRVLVDKLVYDFTDVEPGEVVVFHGPDTWINQDFVAAEPTNPVLKAVQGLGSLMGFPAANEEDFVKRVIAVGGQTVQCCDDRNRVMVDGKPLDEPYVYWAPGRSTVQESFAELKIPEGYLFVLGDNRNDSCDSRCQGDGREGGLVPVGNVVGKVRVIVLPPARWQGVGDHNPQVVAIGAPPWQDALPAGVGFAAAWPVLLLGKRVRSRFRGSRLR, from the coding sequence GTGGTGGACGTCGCATCGTCCCGGGGATCCTCCGACGAGGGGGAACCGGAGCACGAGGAAAAGGTCGAGCAGTGGCGCGCCCGCGCGCGCAAGACGGCCAAGCGCAAGGGGTCGTTCTGGAAAGAGCTGCCGATCCTGATCGGCGTCGCGGTGGTGCTCGCGGTGCTGATCCAGTCGTTCCTGGCGAAGGTCTACATGATCCCGTCGGAGTCGATGGAGCAGACGCTGCACGGCTGCTCCGGCGGCTGCTTCGGCGACCGGGTGCTGGTCGACAAGCTCGTCTACGACTTCACCGACGTCGAACCGGGCGAGGTCGTGGTCTTCCACGGCCCCGACACCTGGATCAACCAGGACTTCGTGGCGGCCGAGCCGACGAACCCGGTGCTCAAGGCGGTGCAGGGGCTCGGCTCGCTGATGGGGTTCCCGGCGGCGAACGAGGAGGACTTCGTCAAGCGGGTGATCGCGGTCGGCGGGCAGACCGTGCAGTGCTGCGACGACCGCAACCGGGTGATGGTCGACGGCAAGCCGCTGGACGAGCCGTACGTGTACTGGGCGCCGGGCCGCAGCACCGTGCAGGAGTCGTTCGCCGAGCTGAAGATCCCCGAGGGCTACCTGTTCGTGCTGGGTGACAACCGCAACGACTCGTGCGACTCGCGGTGCCAGGGCGACGGCCGCGAGGGCGGTCTCGTGCCGGTGGGCAACGTGGTGGGCAAGGTGCGGGTGATCGTGCTGCCGCCGGCGCGGTGGCAGGGCGTCGGGGACCACAACCCGCAGGTCGTGGCCATCGGGGCGCCCCCGTGGCAGGACGCGCTGCCCGCCGGGGTCGGCTTCGCGGCGGCGTGGCCGGTGCTGCTGCTGGGCAAGCGAGTGAGGTCGCGGTTCCGGGGTTCGCGGCTGAGATAG
- a CDS encoding ribonuclease HII, whose translation MIRKPPRVQVRQTAGIWAFEAALDRRGFGPVAGVDEAGRGACAGPLVVASCVLKPGDAAKFEGLTDSKLLTAAARDRMYDLVLKRARDYAVIVIPAAEVDLIGVHVANIEGMRRAVAQLDAHPGYVLTDGFPVPGLTAPNMPVVKGDRVAACVAAASVLAKVTRDRIMTGLHEELPVYGFDVHKGYSTPEHSAALVEHGPSAQHRWSYANVAAAALRHGVEAPHRVARGVIGAAVVQNGTTPQTSGGRLATRRGADSMITRAEA comes from the coding sequence GTGATCCGCAAGCCGCCCCGCGTCCAGGTCCGGCAGACCGCGGGCATCTGGGCCTTCGAGGCCGCGCTGGACCGCCGCGGGTTCGGCCCGGTGGCCGGCGTGGACGAGGCCGGTCGCGGCGCCTGCGCGGGCCCGCTCGTCGTGGCGTCGTGCGTGCTCAAGCCGGGTGACGCGGCGAAGTTCGAGGGGCTCACCGACTCGAAGCTGCTCACCGCCGCCGCGCGGGACCGGATGTACGACCTGGTGCTCAAGCGGGCGCGGGACTACGCGGTGATCGTGATCCCGGCCGCCGAGGTCGACCTGATCGGCGTGCACGTGGCGAACATCGAGGGCATGCGGCGGGCGGTCGCGCAGCTGGACGCGCACCCCGGGTACGTGCTGACGGACGGCTTCCCGGTGCCCGGTCTCACGGCGCCGAACATGCCGGTGGTCAAGGGCGACCGGGTGGCCGCGTGCGTCGCGGCGGCGTCCGTGCTGGCCAAGGTCACGCGGGACCGGATCATGACCGGTCTGCACGAGGAGCTGCCCGTCTACGGGTTCGACGTGCACAAGGGCTACAGCACCCCCGAGCACTCGGCGGCGCTGGTGGAGCACGGCCCGAGCGCGCAACACCGCTGGTCGTATGCGAACGTGGCCGCCGCGGCGCTGCGGCACGGGGTGGAAGCGCCGCACCGGGTGGCGCGCGGCGTGATCGGGGCCGCCGTGGTCCAGAATGGGACAACCCCGCAGACCAGCGGTGGCAGGCTCGCGACGAGGAGGGGCGCGGATTCGATGATTACCCGCGCGGAGGCGTAA
- a CDS encoding DUF2469 domain-containing protein, translated as MSAEDLEKYETEMELSLYKEYRDIVSQFSFVVETERRFYLANSVDVQVRNADGEVYFEVRMSDAWVWDMYRPARFVKNVRVITFKDVNVEELDKPDLRLPEDGPFNS; from the coding sequence ATGAGTGCAGAGGATCTCGAGAAGTACGAGACCGAGATGGAGTTGTCGCTGTACAAGGAGTACCGCGACATCGTCAGCCAGTTCTCGTTCGTCGTGGAGACCGAGCGGCGGTTCTACCTGGCCAACTCGGTGGACGTGCAGGTCCGCAACGCGGACGGCGAGGTCTACTTCGAGGTGCGGATGTCCGACGCGTGGGTGTGGGACATGTACCGCCCCGCCCGGTTCGTGAAGAACGTCCGCGTCATCACCTTCAAGGACGTCAACGTCGAGGAGCTGGACAAACCCGACCTCAGGCTGCCTGAGGACGGTCCGTTCAACTCCTGA
- a CDS encoding YraN family protein → MNTATDLGRRGEDAACRYLEHQGLSILARNWRCGEGELDVIATDGARLVVVEVKCRSGTTRGTPLEAVTPDKLERVRKSALRWLSAHRIGRVEIRFDVIAIEWPPEGKVHLHHLRGV, encoded by the coding sequence ATGAACACGGCGACCGACCTGGGCAGGCGTGGCGAGGACGCGGCGTGCCGGTACCTGGAGCACCAGGGCCTGTCGATCCTGGCGCGCAACTGGCGGTGCGGCGAAGGGGAACTCGACGTCATAGCCACCGACGGCGCGCGGCTGGTGGTGGTCGAGGTGAAGTGCCGTTCGGGCACCACCAGGGGCACGCCGCTGGAAGCCGTGACGCCGGACAAGCTGGAGCGGGTCCGGAAGTCGGCCCTGCGCTGGCTGAGCGCCCACCGCATCGGGCGCGTGGAGATCAGGTTCGACGTGATCGCGATCGAGTGGCCGCCCGAGGGCAAGGTCCACCTGCACCACCTGCGGGGTGTGTGA
- a CDS encoding YifB family Mg chelatase-like AAA ATPase — protein sequence MALARTWSVALFGVDGVPVEIEADVGVGTVKTQLLGLPDAALHESKDRVKAAVRNSGHDWPSQRVTLGLSPATLPKNGSGYDLAIACVVLAAAKAIPGERLADTVLLGELALDGRVRAVRGVLPALLAARRSGLTEAVVPVDALSEAALVDGMTVHGATTLADVLAWLAGEGTLRHTTPPAAAPPPDGPDLADVIGQPEARWALEVAAAGGHHILLTGPPGTGKTMLAQRLAGLLPPLSPAEALGVTAVHSIAGLLSPETPLVATPPFVSLHHSTSTVALIGGGAGMAKPGAMSRAHRGVLFLDEAREFGTAKLEALRTALEEGEVRLARRDGIARYPARFQLVMATNPCPCAPPKDIDCVCLPAARRRYQSKLSGPLLDRVDLRVVMRPLTAMSNAEITSPEPTSTVRERVHKARTRATERWASHGWLTNAEVPGPALRRDYALPRHTTSVLDRALTTGALTGRGADRCLRVTWNVI from the coding sequence ATGGCGCTCGCGCGAACGTGGTCGGTGGCGTTGTTCGGGGTGGACGGCGTGCCGGTGGAGATCGAGGCCGACGTCGGCGTGGGCACGGTGAAGACGCAGCTCCTCGGCCTGCCGGACGCCGCCCTGCACGAGTCGAAGGACCGCGTGAAGGCGGCCGTGCGCAACAGCGGGCACGACTGGCCGTCCCAGCGGGTGACGCTGGGCCTGTCCCCGGCCACGCTGCCCAAGAACGGCTCCGGCTACGACCTGGCCATCGCGTGCGTCGTGCTGGCCGCCGCGAAGGCCATCCCGGGTGAACGCCTGGCCGACACCGTCCTGCTGGGCGAGCTGGCCCTGGACGGCCGGGTCCGCGCCGTCCGCGGCGTCCTGCCCGCCCTGCTGGCCGCCAGGCGGTCGGGCCTGACCGAGGCCGTGGTCCCGGTGGACGCCCTCTCCGAAGCCGCCCTGGTGGACGGCATGACCGTGCACGGCGCCACCACGCTGGCCGACGTCCTGGCCTGGCTGGCGGGGGAGGGAACCCTGCGCCACACCACCCCGCCCGCCGCCGCCCCACCACCGGACGGCCCGGACCTGGCGGACGTGATCGGCCAGCCGGAGGCGCGGTGGGCCCTCGAAGTCGCCGCCGCAGGCGGTCACCACATCCTGCTGACCGGGCCGCCGGGCACCGGCAAGACCATGCTGGCCCAACGCCTGGCGGGCCTCCTGCCGCCGTTGTCGCCGGCGGAGGCCCTCGGCGTCACGGCGGTGCACTCCATCGCGGGGTTGCTCAGCCCGGAGACCCCGCTGGTCGCCACGCCGCCGTTCGTCTCGCTGCACCACTCCACGTCGACGGTGGCGCTGATCGGCGGCGGCGCCGGGATGGCGAAGCCGGGTGCGATGAGCCGGGCCCACCGGGGCGTGCTGTTCCTGGACGAGGCGAGGGAGTTCGGCACGGCGAAGCTGGAGGCGCTGCGCACGGCGTTGGAGGAGGGCGAGGTGCGGTTGGCGCGGCGTGACGGCATCGCCCGCTACCCGGCGAGGTTCCAGCTGGTGATGGCCACCAACCCGTGCCCCTGCGCGCCGCCGAAGGACATCGACTGCGTCTGCCTGCCCGCCGCGCGGAGGCGTTACCAGAGCAAGCTCTCCGGCCCTCTGCTGGACCGCGTGGACCTGAGGGTCGTGATGCGTCCCCTGACCGCCATGAGCAACGCCGAGATCACCTCACCGGAACCGACCTCCACCGTCCGCGAGCGGGTCCACAAAGCCAGGACGAGGGCCACCGAACGCTGGGCCTCCCACGGCTGGCTGACCAACGCCGAGGTCCCGGGCCCGGCGCTCCGCCGTGACTACGCCCTGCCTCGCCACACGACCTCCGTCCTGGACCGGGCACTGACCACCGGAGCGCTGACCGGCCGCGGCGCGGACAGGTGCCTGCGCGTCACCTGGAACGTAATCTAG
- a CDS encoding recombinase family protein, with protein sequence MTDQHSTSDLVQDLLRRHRERLALIPERGEVQGGVYLRISEDREGDELGIDRHFEDLLSLFKARAWALDRRHVFIDNDLSAAGKRDRPNFLRMLGVIGQGELKVITAWMLDRFLRDRPDQLRLYELCEEREMLLSFARGSDIDMATPAGQMVADILAAVARGEIKVKGDRQRRAQEQAAQQGRRVGGRRPFGYDASGMVIEPQEAEAVRRAYSDLLAGVPLGQIAREWNAAGLRSGQTRWRDGPKGKRGEPSEWSHDTVRLVLRNPRNAGLRRYKGEIVAAARWPAIVGEEVWQAADALLGDPGRRSGGAGRAGQRMLTGVALCGVCGATVHSGRGEAARRGYPVYRCSQSTGHVVRQLGPVDEYVSAFAVARLSRPDAADLLTTRTGPDVTELRDEANALRARLDALAVEFADGSLTQSQLRAATERLRTRLKDTESQLADAGRASLLGPLLAAEDVAAAWEALDDHRRRAIVDAIMYVVVFPVGRGRRNFDPDTVLVLPRIES encoded by the coding sequence ATGACTGACCAGCACAGCACCTCGGACCTGGTGCAAGACCTCCTGCGGCGGCACCGCGAACGGCTCGCGCTCATCCCGGAGCGGGGGGAGGTGCAGGGAGGCGTCTACCTCCGGATCAGCGAGGACCGGGAAGGCGACGAGCTGGGCATTGACCGGCACTTCGAGGACTTGCTCAGCCTGTTCAAGGCGCGGGCTTGGGCGCTGGACCGGCGGCACGTGTTCATCGACAACGACCTGTCGGCGGCCGGGAAACGTGACCGGCCGAACTTCCTGCGGATGCTGGGCGTCATCGGCCAGGGCGAGCTGAAGGTCATCACGGCCTGGATGCTGGACCGCTTCCTACGCGACCGCCCGGACCAACTGCGGCTCTACGAGCTGTGCGAAGAGCGGGAGATGCTCCTGTCGTTCGCCCGTGGCTCGGACATCGACATGGCCACGCCGGCAGGGCAGATGGTGGCGGACATCCTCGCGGCGGTCGCCCGGGGTGAGATCAAGGTCAAGGGCGACCGGCAGCGGCGGGCGCAGGAGCAGGCCGCGCAGCAAGGGCGGCGCGTCGGCGGTCGGCGGCCCTTCGGCTACGACGCCTCCGGCATGGTCATCGAGCCGCAGGAGGCCGAGGCCGTCCGCAGGGCCTACAGCGACCTCCTGGCCGGTGTGCCCTTGGGGCAGATTGCCCGGGAGTGGAACGCCGCCGGGCTGCGCAGCGGGCAGACCCGCTGGCGCGACGGTCCCAAGGGGAAGCGTGGCGAGCCGTCCGAGTGGTCGCACGACACGGTGCGCTTGGTGCTGCGCAATCCCCGCAACGCCGGCCTGCGCAGGTACAAGGGCGAGATCGTCGCTGCGGCCCGTTGGCCCGCGATCGTGGGCGAGGAGGTCTGGCAGGCCGCTGACGCGCTTCTCGGCGATCCTGGGCGGCGTTCCGGCGGCGCTGGTCGGGCCGGGCAGAGGATGCTGACCGGGGTGGCGCTGTGCGGGGTGTGCGGGGCCACGGTGCACTCCGGTCGCGGGGAAGCGGCCCGCCGTGGGTATCCCGTCTACCGCTGCTCCCAGAGCACCGGCCACGTCGTGCGCCAACTCGGCCCCGTGGACGAGTACGTGTCCGCCTTCGCCGTCGCGCGCCTGTCCCGGCCGGACGCCGCCGACCTGCTGACCACCCGGACCGGTCCCGACGTGACCGAGCTGCGGGACGAGGCGAACGCCCTGCGGGCTCGGTTGGACGCCTTGGCCGTCGAGTTCGCGGACGGCTCGCTCACCCAGAGCCAGCTCCGCGCCGCCACGGAGCGGCTGCGGACGAGGCTGAAGGACACGGAGAGCCAGCTCGCGGACGCCGGGCGCGCGTCGCTGCTCGGGCCGCTCCTGGCTGCGGAGGACGTGGCGGCGGCGTGGGAGGCGCTGGACGACCACCGCCGGCGCGCGATCGTGGACGCGATCATGTACGTGGTGGTGTTCCCTGTCGGGCGCGGACGCCGCAACTTCGATCCGGACACCGTGCTGGTGCTGCCGCGCATCGAGTCCTGA
- a CDS encoding phage antirepressor, whose amino-acid sequence MSAVAIAEEFCRDDADCIRVVTLDGQPWFVAADVAMTLGLVNHRSSLALLDEDERGVHTVDTLGGPQLVTVISESGLYSLILRSRKAEARAFRRWVTSEVLPTIRRTGAYSTGQPVRPALPRTYAEALRELAATVERAEAAEAATAVLEPRAQAWDGLASSGADYSAREAAAILGRAGIGTGQNRLLDTLRDLGMVDGRGKPYARHARHLRLKPVSYYHPYTGVRTPGKPQIRVTVEGLAYLHRKLGGRQPLEIEAKP is encoded by the coding sequence GTGAGCGCCGTCGCCATCGCGGAGGAGTTCTGTCGCGACGATGCCGACTGCATCAGGGTCGTCACGCTCGACGGGCAGCCGTGGTTCGTTGCCGCTGACGTGGCCATGACGCTGGGGCTGGTGAACCACCGCAGCTCCCTCGCCCTCCTGGATGAGGACGAGAGGGGCGTACACACTGTGGACACCCTTGGCGGGCCGCAGTTGGTGACGGTGATCTCCGAGAGCGGGCTCTACTCGCTGATCCTGCGAAGCCGGAAGGCGGAGGCTCGGGCCTTCCGGCGCTGGGTCACCTCCGAGGTGCTTCCCACGATTCGCCGGACCGGTGCCTACTCGACCGGTCAGCCCGTTCGGCCCGCTCTGCCCCGGACCTACGCGGAGGCCCTGCGCGAGCTGGCCGCCACCGTGGAGCGCGCGGAGGCCGCTGAGGCGGCCACGGCGGTCCTGGAGCCTCGCGCGCAGGCGTGGGACGGCCTGGCATCGTCCGGGGCCGACTACTCCGCCCGGGAGGCCGCCGCCATCCTCGGCCGTGCGGGCATCGGGACCGGCCAGAACCGCCTGCTGGACACCCTTCGGGATCTCGGGATGGTGGACGGCCGGGGGAAGCCGTACGCCCGCCATGCGCGGCACCTGCGGCTCAAGCCGGTCAGCTACTACCACCCCTACACAGGGGTGCGCACTCCCGGGAAGCCGCAGATCAGAGTCACCGTCGAGGGCCTGGCCTACCTGCACCGCAAGCTGGGCGGCAGGCAGCCGCTGGAGATCGAGGCGAAGCCGTGA
- a CDS encoding pentapeptide repeat-containing protein, whose amino-acid sequence MAARPNVVRSRRPRLASAQKAKKPRDWQAAIATWQAAIAAFTALAAVGAVIFSALTVNASREAQFTDRYTKAIDQLDKTGADHLQARLGGIYALERLGKDSARDQPAINEVLSAFIRSTTPPPETTWPKTTPSCPDKPVATDVQTALTVLGRRDFGDDEGVYPDLSGACLRRADLRGANLAGANLSNASLSGSDLTGAWLTAANLRNARFDSEDSPHTSLIDANLKGADLSGAKFDGAYLGGADLTMTKHNGDTSIKGAHTSEDTKGRWW is encoded by the coding sequence GTGGCCGCACGCCCCAACGTCGTCAGGTCTCGTCGCCCCCGACTCGCTTCCGCGCAGAAGGCCAAGAAGCCGCGCGACTGGCAGGCAGCCATCGCGACCTGGCAGGCTGCCATCGCAGCGTTCACGGCCCTTGCGGCGGTAGGCGCGGTCATCTTCTCCGCTCTAACGGTGAACGCAAGCCGCGAAGCGCAGTTCACCGACCGCTACACCAAGGCGATTGATCAGCTCGACAAAACGGGCGCAGACCACCTGCAAGCCCGTCTGGGCGGCATCTACGCCTTGGAGAGGCTGGGCAAGGACTCGGCTCGTGACCAGCCTGCGATCAATGAAGTCCTGTCCGCCTTCATCCGCTCGACCACACCGCCCCCAGAGACGACCTGGCCCAAGACCACACCTTCATGCCCTGACAAGCCGGTTGCTACAGACGTTCAAACCGCCCTAACGGTTCTGGGCCGGCGGGACTTCGGTGATGACGAGGGGGTGTACCCCGACCTCAGCGGCGCGTGTCTGCGCCGGGCGGACTTACGGGGGGCGAACCTAGCGGGAGCCAATCTTTCGAACGCCAGCTTGAGCGGCTCCGACTTGACTGGTGCATGGTTGACTGCGGCCAACCTCAGAAACGCACGGTTTGACTCTGAAGACTCCCCTCACACAAGCCTCATTGATGCGAACTTGAAGGGGGCGGACTTGTCAGGCGCGAAGTTCGACGGGGCCTACCTAGGCGGTGCCGACCTGACCATGACCAAGCACAACGGCGACACCTCGATCAAGGGCGCACACACCTCGGAGGACACCAAGGGCAGGTGGTGGTAG